One Egibacteraceae bacterium genomic window carries:
- a CDS encoding D-alanine--D-alanine ligase family protein: MSELTRVLVLFGGRSQEHEVSCLSAQSVLEALDRRRYLVTTVGITRDGRWTLVDGVPDAPDGALPSVADDGETVALVPTRKGPRLVCFPDGFAGEEIGPVDVCFPVLHGAHGEDGTVQGLLASYGVPYVGAGVAASAVGIDKRQMKDVFTARGLPQVPYRSVRRAVWEHDAEAVLCSVEEDLAYPVFTKPARQGSSIGIRRCTGRNQLTEGIGEAFAYDRVAIIEQALSTVRELECGVLGNAEIEVTPPGEVITEREFYDFTAKYIDDVELRCPADVPPEVSRTCMAYARQAYLAIGARGMGRVDFFYVQGSGQVYLNEINTIPGFTPTSMYPAVWAAAGTAYPQLVARLLDLALEAARSDGHYAP, translated from the coding sequence ATGAGCGAGCTGACCCGGGTGCTGGTGCTCTTCGGCGGGCGCTCCCAGGAGCACGAGGTGTCGTGCCTGTCGGCGCAGTCGGTGCTCGAGGCGCTCGACCGGCGCCGCTACCTGGTCACCACGGTCGGCATCACCCGCGACGGGCGATGGACGCTGGTCGACGGCGTGCCCGACGCCCCTGATGGGGCGCTGCCGTCGGTGGCCGACGACGGGGAGACCGTGGCGCTCGTGCCGACCCGCAAGGGGCCCCGGTTGGTGTGCTTCCCCGATGGGTTCGCCGGTGAGGAGATCGGTCCCGTGGACGTGTGCTTCCCGGTGCTGCACGGCGCCCACGGCGAGGACGGGACCGTGCAGGGGTTGCTGGCCAGCTACGGCGTGCCCTACGTCGGCGCGGGCGTGGCGGCCAGTGCGGTGGGGATCGACAAGCGCCAGATGAAGGACGTGTTCACCGCACGTGGGCTCCCCCAGGTGCCGTACCGGTCGGTCCGCCGGGCCGTCTGGGAGCACGATGCGGAAGCGGTGCTGTGCAGTGTCGAGGAGGATCTCGCCTACCCCGTCTTCACCAAGCCCGCCCGTCAGGGCTCGTCCATCGGGATCCGCCGGTGCACCGGTCGCAACCAGCTCACCGAGGGCATCGGCGAGGCGTTCGCGTACGACCGCGTGGCCATCATCGAGCAGGCCCTGTCCACCGTGCGCGAGCTCGAGTGCGGGGTGCTCGGCAACGCCGAGATCGAGGTCACACCACCTGGCGAGGTCATCACCGAGCGCGAGTTCTACGACTTCACGGCCAAGTACATCGACGACGTCGAGCTGCGCTGTCCTGCGGACGTGCCACCGGAGGTGAGCCGCACCTGCATGGCGTACGCCCGACAGGCGTACCTGGCGATCGGGGCCCGTGGGATGGGGCGCGTCGACTTCTTCTACGTGCAGGGCAGCGGCCAAGTCTACCTGAACGAGATCAACACCATCCCGGGGTTCACGCCCACGTCCATGTACCCCGCGGTCTGGGCAGCGGCCG